In Bufo gargarizans isolate SCDJY-AF-19 chromosome 5, ASM1485885v1, whole genome shotgun sequence, the following are encoded in one genomic region:
- the LOC122938474 gene encoding transcription factor Sox-17-alpha-like, translated as MSSPDGGYASDDQLQGKCSVPVMMPGLGQCQWAPDTITSSMGETKGKGDASNPRSKAEARIRRPMNAFMVWAKDERKRLAQQNPDLHNAELSKMLGKSWKSLTLTEKRPFVEEAERLRVQHMQDHPNYKYRPRRRKQVKRMKRADSGFMHMSEQPDHSILGSDGRMCVDNFSLGYPEQSYHHSQLPQSGHHYREAQVLGAHYESYSLPTPETSPLDIPESDHAFFTSPVQEECSVMPYGYNTTYASHQQNSGTTMLGRHLPQTEQMGQGSPVQGMMGCQTPPQMFYSQMYMSSAGRHHQVPQVSQPSPPPESQQMPRAEQVQPNDMLSEVDRTEFEQYLSYMTKSDVGMHYHGQEQAAENGLISSVLSDASTTVYYCGYSSV; from the exons ATGAGCAGTCCTGATGGTGGATACGCCAGTGACGACCAGCTCCAGGGAAAGTGCTCCGTGCCAGTCATGATGCCCGGTCTGGGCCAGTGCCAGTGGGCGCCTGACACTATCACCTCTTCCATGGGGGAGACCAAGGGCAAGGGCGACGCTTCCAACCCCAGGAGTAAAGCCGAAGCGCGGATCCGCCGCCCTATGAACGCGTTTATGGTGTGGGCGAAAGATGAGCGCAAGAGACTGGCCCAGCAGAACCCGGACCTGCACAACGCCGAGCTCAGCAAGATGCTAG GGAAGTCCTGGAAATCTCTGACATTGACTGAGAAGAGACCATTTGTGGAGGAAGCTGAGAGATTGAGGGTGCAGCACATGCAGGATCATCCCAACTACAAGTAcagacccaggaggaggaagcaggTGAAGAGGATGAAGAGGGCAGACAGTGGCTTCATGCACATGTCTGAGCAGCCTGACCACTCCATACTGGGCAGTGATGGCAGGATGTGTGTGGACAACTTCAGCCTTGGGTATCCAGAGCAGTCCTATCACCACAGCCAGCTGCCCCAGAGTGGTCATCATTACAGAGAAGCTCAAGTCCTAGGTGCCCACTATGAGAGCTACAGCTTGCCTACACCTGAAACATCACCTCTGGATATACCGGAGTCTGATCATGCCTtcttcacatctcctgtccaagAAGAGTGTTCAGTGATGCCTTATGGTTACAACACAACATATGCTTCCCACCAGCAAAATTCTGGCACTACCATGCTTGGTAGGCACCTACCACAGACTGAACAGATGGGACAAGGAAGCCCTGTACAGGGTATGATGGGATGCCAGACCCCTCCACAGATGTTCTACAGCCAGATGTACATGTCCAGTGCTGGTAGACATCACCAAGTGCCACAAGTCAGTCAACCTTCTCCTCCACCTGAATCCCAGCAGATGCCTAGAGCCGAACAAGTGCAGCCGAATGACATGTTGAGTGAGGTGGACAGGACCGAATTTGAGCAATATCTTAGTTACATGACCAAGTCAGATGTAGGAATGCATTACCATGGCCAGGAGCAAGCTGCAGAGAATGGCCTGATATCCTCAGTGCTGTCAGATGCCAGCACTACTGTCTACTACTGTGGTTACTCCAGTGTATGA